The sequence GCGCACCACGTCGGGTCGGCGCTGAAACGCGTACACGTCGTCGAGGTCGTCGATCGTGACCGGGCGCAGGACGAGCCGTGCGGTGCGGATCGGGTAGGTCGGCTGGAACATCACGCGATCGTAGAGACCCGCGCGGGGCGCTCCGGTGCCGGCCGATCGGTGTCCTGGCGTCGGGGCAGCAGCAGCGGGCTCGCGAGGATCAGCAGCCCGGCGACCGTGATCGCCGTGCGGGGGCTGGTGGCCTGCGCGAGCAGCCCACCGAGCGCGCTGAGGATGGCGATGGCCGCGCTGCTGCCGATCGACCAGGCCGACAGGGTTCGGACGATGCGGTCCTTCGGAGTCTGTTCCAGGCGGTACGTGGCGAGCACCGGGTTGTACAGGCTCATGCTGATGATGATCGCGAACTCGACGGCGATCACGGTGGCAAGACCGACCACGCCGGGTTGGACGACGGCGAGGCCGATCAGCCAGATCGCGCGCAGCGTGCCCACGGCGCGGATGATCCGGTGTTGGCCGTAGCGCGCCACCACCCGACGGGCCAGACGTGACCCGATGAGACCGCCGACGCAGGGCACGGCGAAGGCGAGGCCGTACTGCCAGGGCGGAAAACCCAACTCACCGAGCAGGAGTACGGCCAGCAGCGGCTCGGTGGCCATGATCAGTCCCGCGACGAGCAACTGGTTGAGGTAGAGCGCCCGCAGGCCGGGGTGGGTGAGCAGGTGCCGCCAGCCGTCGAGCAGCTCACCGGCCCGGACCCGGGCCGCGCCGGTGCGCCGGGGGTGGTCCTCCTCGTGGCCGCGAATGGCCGCGAGGCCCAGCGCCGAGAGCAGGTAGCTGAGCGCGTCGGCCACGATGGTGACGACCGGCCCGAACAGGCCGACCGCGGCGCCGCCCAGCGGTGGCCCGAGCGCGATCGAGCTCCAGGTGGTCGACTCGAACCGCGCGTTCGCCACCAGCAGGTCGTCCGGCCGCACGAGGGCCTTGAGGAAGGCGCCGCTGGCCGCGTTGAAGGCGATCCTGGCGGTGGCGACCACGGCCGAGACGACAAGCAACTGCCCGAAGCTGAGCCGGCCCAGCGCGTACGCGACGGGAATCGTCAGCAGGACCGCGAACCGGGCCAGGTCCATCGCGATCATCACCTGGCGCTTGCGGTGGAACTCCACCCACGGCCCGAGCGGCAACGCGATCAGCGCGCCCACCGCCGGCCCCAGCGCGGCCAACACGGACACCTGAGCGGGGCTGGCCTGCAACACCAGCACGGCGATCAGCGGCAACGCGCCGAAGCCCAGTCCCGAGCCGTAGGCGCTGACCGCGTACGACGCCCACAACCATCCGAACCGCCGACCCAGCGATCGCCTCGCGGACAACCCCACACCTCCCGCTCCCGACAACTCGTCGTTGACCGCCGCGATCAAAGCAAGGTCAGTGACCATGGATCAAACAACCGGTTGAGCGGCGCGGCACAACCAGAGGTTGTGTCGGTAGGGTTCGTCGGGTGAACCTCGACGCCGTCCGCACCTTCGTCGCCGCCCTCCGGGGTTGAACCCCGAACCGACATGGATGATCGGTAACTCGCCGAAGTCCGACATCATCCCGGCCCGTCAGGCCGGCTAGAATGCCGTGTTCATCCCCAACGAGCACACCTGGGCACTCGAGCACGACGAACTCGACCCCAACGACAAGGTCCTGCAGCTACGTACGTTCAACGACCTGCTGGAGCACTTCTGATGACCGAACAGAACGCGAAGGATCGCGCCCCGGCGGTCTCCTGCGTATTTGTCTGCCACGACGGCTCAGGACGAGTGCTGCTCGCCCGGCGCAGCTGCGGCGCCCGCGACGAGCCAGGGACCTGGGACACCGGCGCGGGAGCACTGGAGTTCGGTGAGACCTTTGAAGCCGCCGTCAGCCGGGAGGTCCGGGAGGAGTACTCCACACAGCCGCTCGACATCACCATCCTCGGTGTACGCAATGTGCTGCGCGACGACCCACCCTCGCACTGGGTCGCCGTGACCTTCGCCGTACGAGTCGACCCGACCACGGTCGCTATCGGCGAACCGCACAAGTTCGACGAACTCGGCTGGTTCACCGCCGACGCCCTACCCGAACCGGCGCACTCGCAGTTACTGCCCACGCTGGCCTTGCTTTCCAACGGATGACACGGGCCCAGTCCACGAGTGATGCCCATCGAAACCACCCATCGACTGCAGGACTCGCATAGCGCAAAGCTTGCCTGATGCCGCCGCGTCGCCGGCATCAGACTCCGAGAACACGAGCCTCTCGTCGCATGGGGGACCGCGCCCACGCGTCGCTGCCAGCCACGCACGACGCTTAGACCCGTGCTGGAATGTCGCCGCCGTTTCACACCCCACGCGCGGTGGCCGTTGCCGTCGACTCAGAGATGGCCATAGCCTCCGGCCTGACTGGCGGTCCGGGTGCCGAACATGAGCATGCGTCGTCCGAGCTGACGTGCGGCATCCTCGACGGTGGACGTCAGTCTGGCGGCGTGGCCGTCAGCCTGCCAGCCGAGTCCTTCAGCACTAGTTTCGGCAAGATCGTTGGTCACCAGGCCTGTAAGCCAAGTGGGCATGTCAGGGCAGGTCGGTCACGACCACCTCACCCGGCGTGGCGCCGGCCTGCGCGATGACTGTACCGTCCGGCGCCCAAAACCCGGAGCCACCCGCAGTCAACAGCGGCCCGTCCGGCCCCGCGCCGCAGGACAGCACCACATGCATCCGGTGCGTAATCGCACGCGCGTGCATCCGCGCATCGCGCGGGTCCGTAGGCGAGTTGAGGGTGCTCGCAACGTATGCGTCGGCGCCTGCCGTGACCGTCGCGGCCGCATGCTCGGCAAGCGAGGCGTCCCGGCAGATCGCCAGCCCGAGCCGTCGCCCGTCGAGGTCGAGCACGACGTGCTCGTCGCCCGGAGTAAACCGCTCGTCCTCCGGGGGGTGCAGATGGATCTTCCGATAGGCCACCGTCACGCTCTCGCCGTCGACCAGCAACGTCGCGATGTAGGCGTGGCCATCAGCATCAGCGAGCGGCGCGCCGACCAACGCGACCGCGTCGGCATCAGCGCACGCCGCCACGATCTGTACCAGTCGCGGATCGTCGCAAGTCAACGCTGGCGCGTCGAGGTTGTACCCCGTCAGCGACAACTCCGGGAACACCACCAGCCTCGCCCCTGCCGTACGCACGATCTTCGCATGAGTGGCCACGTTCGCGGCGACGTCGTACGCCACGACCGCAGGCTGAGCCACGGCGATGCGCAAGGCTTCCTCCACAAGCTGGCCGACCGGCAAGATCCAAACTCTAGACCACTTGCGTACGCTCCACCGCAACGAGCAGACGGACCCCAGGGTTGAGGAAGATTCGCACAGGAATTAACGCTAAGGACCAGCTCGGCGCGCTCGGCCTCGTGCTCAACGCCGTGGTGCTCTGGAACACGCGCTACATCGACTTGGCCGTCAAGGTATTGCGTGGGCAGGGCTACCCGGTTCGCGACGAGGACGCCGCCCGGTTGTCGCCACTGGCGTACGCGCATATCAACATGCTGGGCCGCTACACCTTCCCCGCCCCGTCGGCCGAGCAGCGAATCCGCCCGCTGCGCGACCCGGACGCCCAGGACGGCTGATGCGGGCCTGCGGCGAGGCCGCCCGCGACCGGCCCCGCGACCTAGCCGGCGACTGGCGGCTCGGCGCCTGGCTGGCCTACTGGGCGGCGGTGGCCGAGTGCGACGAGTTCGGCGTCACCATCCAGCTCACCCGCAGCAGGCCGACCAACTGCGCGACACCCCGCCAGCGGGTGAGCCGCTGGCTTGGTAGTCCAGGGCAGCAAATGGAACGCGCGGTCGCTGATGTGGTCGGGAGCGTAGAGCGCCGTTGCGATGACGGTCAGGGCGGCCACGGTCAGACCGACGTCCAGGACAGTGATCAGGATCGCCGGGTGGGGCCAGAGCAGCCACACGCCGACGTGCCCTGTTGCTGCGGCCGGACCGTACAGCCGACCGGCGCCAGGGCGGGTGCGAGTTCGCGTCATGGCGGTAGGTTGCAAGAGGCCACCGCCGGTCCGGCACCCGGTTAGGACAAGGTCGGACCGCTGGGCGCGTCTTCGGCCAGATCAAGACGTCGGCCGCTGCACGTAAGGCGTGTCCGAAGGGTTCGGACACGCGGAACGCCATGAGGGCACGGCGGAAGCGGAGCGAAGCAGAGGATGCGAGGGCCGGCGGATTTCGGGGCGGCGTTCACCGCGTTGCTGGAGGCGGCCGGGGCCAATCCCGACAGCGTGGTGCGGGCGCTGAACGGCGCGCTGTCGCGCAACACGCTCTACGACTGGAAGAAGGGCGCGCATCTGCCCAATGACACCCGGTTGCTGCTGCAGGTGGTGCATCTGTGCCTGCGACTCGCCGGAGCCGACACGGATCTACGCGGGGCACCCCGGGATGTCCGGGGGTGGCTCGACCTGCTGGCCGAGGCGAAACAGATCCGCGACAACCAGGCCGCATGGTGCGTGTCCGCCTCTGGCCGGTCCTCGTTGAGGGGTCTGGACGACAGCACCCTGCTGAGTGCTGCGGCTTTCTTAGAAAACCAAGCGAAGTATTTCCTTGGAACATTGGGCAACCTGGTTGTGAGCCGGCGAGCCCGCGCCGATCAACTGCTTGGTCAACTGGCGCAGGCCCAGGACAGTCGTCAGACACCTCGGTGCGTGGCCAGACCCAAGATCCTTCCCGCCGGGGATCTGTCTGTTGCGTACCGGCATGTGGGCCTGCTCAGGGCGCACCGAAAAGCCCTGCTCGGGGTAGGCCGGGTCGATGAGCGTGTGCTCGACTCGATTTCGGCGCTGCGCGGGTTGCTGGAGGAGATTTACGGCGTGCGGATCGTCTTCCTCGGCGAGAAGGTGCTGGCTACCGGCAACGGTGGTCAGACACCGGGCGCCGCCGCGGTCGTAGCCAACCCCGATATCGACTTCGACCCGCGCATCCAGGATCCGATCATCACCACCACCAGAGTCCTGCCGGATCAGGGCAGGACCGTCATCGTGGCGGAAGGGAACCCTCCACAAGCCGTGGCCCCGAGCGGGTCGATTTTCGTTGTCACCGTGGAGGCCAGGGCACCGCGCGCCGTGATCCTGCACGGCGCGCGGGTCGTTGTGCTCTCCCGTCGGCCGCCGCGGCGAGCGTGCATGATCAAGGGTGTTGCGGGCGGACTCGACGTCCGACGCTTCGATGTCGACCTCGACTGTGAGAACCCGCAGATGAGGATGCGGGGCGAACGCGACTTCCCCTTGACCGTCAGCCCTGACGACCCCGAGGAGTTCTGGGTGCAGGCCGTCACGGCGGCGAACGAGATCACCTGGACCGTCGCCGTGGATTGGGTTGTGAACGGGATTGCCGGCACCACAATGGTCAACCACGCCGGCCCTCCGTTCAGCCTGTACCCGGTAGATCTCCTGATCGCTGAACCCGGCAAGCAGTCCCTGCGCACATCATGTGACTACGGCGCGCATGAAGACGGCTGCCCAACGCTCACGCTGAAAAAACTGGGAGGATCGATCGGTGCGTTCTCGTCGGAGCGCGGTCCCGAGTTCACCGGAATCAGCGCTCTTCGTGACATGCTCCGGGGCGGCTGACCGCACCCTGTCATGCACGGGATAACAGCTTATTATCCGGTACATGCGCGGTGAGGTGATCCACGTGGACTGCTGTGGGCACCTCGGCCCGGCTGCGCGACTCGCGCACGTTATCCGGTACATCGCCGGGCCGGTGCGGCAGAAGTCTGGGTCGTGAAGAACGGTGTGACGGTCCGGGTCGCGGTCGACCGGTTCCTCGGCTCGGCCCGGTGCCGCAACCCGAACACCCGCCGCGCCTACACCGGGGTCCTCGACCGGCTCGCCGGGCACCTCGACCCCGGACGGGAACTTGCCGCCACCACAGGGCAGGACATCGCCGACGCCATGGCCGTGCTGACCCGCCGTGACGTGCCACTGCGGGAGAAGACGCTGTGGCGGATGCTGTACGAGACCTGCGCCCGCGCTGGCGAGATCCTCGCCCTCGACATCGCTGACCTGGAACTGGAGGCCCGCCGCGCCAAGGTGGTGTCCAAGGGCGGGGCGGTCGAATACGTGTACTGGGCCTCCGGCACTGCCCACCTGCTACGCGGTCGGACGGCCGGGCCGGTGTTCCTGTCCGAACGCCGCCCCGGCCCGGCCCGCCGCCCGGCGGCGAGGGACCTGCGCCCGGCCACTGGACGGGCCAGGTTGGGCTACGACCGCGCCCGGGTACTCCTGAACCACTAGACCTCACCCGGGCCGGGCCTGCCCGGCTAGGACCTACACCAGCTACGGCACTCTGGCGTCACCCACCTCGGCGAGGCCAACGCCGGCCTGCAACTGATCATGGCCAAGGGTGGGTGGCGTAACCCCCGCACCGCCATGGGCTACGTCAGGCCCGGCGCGTCCGCCGTCGCCGAGGTCACCGAACTACTCGACATCACGCCGCCTCGACGCAGCTGAGCGGACCTACCCGCGTACCACCGCGCGCCAGTGGCGCGCGCCGACGCCTCCGTACGCCCCGGTCGACGGGCGCTGCGCGTCGACGTGCACAGTCGACGGATCGCCCCAGCGGTGCTGCTCCAGGGCTTCCACCGCGCGCATCCCCGCATCGAGCTGGACGTCGTCACCCTCGACGCCGACGTGCACGCGGCAATGGCTGCCGTCGAGGCGGGGACGGTCGACGCCACCTCCCACGCCGTCACCGTCGCCGCATGGCACCTGCCCGCCGCGATCCGAACCACCCGCGTGATCGACGAGCACCACGAGTTGCTCGTCGGCCCCCGCCACGCCCTTGCCAACGCCCGCAC comes from Micromonospora vinacea and encodes:
- a CDS encoding MFS transporter, whose product is MSARRSLGRRFGWLWASYAVSAYGSGLGFGALPLIAVLVLQASPAQVSVLAALGPAVGALIALPLGPWVEFHRKRQVMIAMDLARFAVLLTIPVAYALGRLSFGQLLVVSAVVATARIAFNAASGAFLKALVRPDDLLVANARFESTTWSSIALGPPLGGAAVGLFGPVVTIVADALSYLLSALGLAAIRGHEEDHPRRTGAARVRAGELLDGWRHLLTHPGLRALYLNQLLVAGLIMATEPLLAVLLLGELGFPPWQYGLAFAVPCVGGLIGSRLARRVVARYGQHRIIRAVGTLRAIWLIGLAVVQPGVVGLATVIAVEFAIIISMSLYNPVLATYRLEQTPKDRIVRTLSAWSIGSSAAIAILSALGGLLAQATSPRTAITVAGLLILASPLLLPRRQDTDRPAPERPARVSTIA
- a CDS encoding NUDIX domain-containing protein; translation: MTEQNAKDRAPAVSCVFVCHDGSGRVLLARRSCGARDEPGTWDTGAGALEFGETFEAAVSREVREEYSTQPLDITILGVRNVLRDDPPSHWVAVTFAVRVDPTTVAIGEPHKFDELGWFTADALPEPAHSQLLPTLALLSNG
- a CDS encoding carbon-nitrogen hydrolase family protein translates to MEEALRIAVAQPAVVAYDVAANVATHAKIVRTAGARLVVFPELSLTGYNLDAPALTCDDPRLVQIVAACADADAVALVGAPLADADGHAYIATLLVDGESVTVAYRKIHLHPPEDERFTPGDEHVVLDLDGRRLGLAICRDASLAEHAAATVTAGADAYVASTLNSPTDPRDARMHARAITHRMHVVLSCGAGPDGPLLTAGGSGFWAPDGTVIAQAGATPGEVVVTDLP
- a CDS encoding tyrosine-type recombinase/integrase, translated to MKNGVTVRVAVDRFLGSARCRNPNTRRAYTGVLDRLAGHLDPGRELAATTGQDIADAMAVLTRRDVPLREKTLWRMLYETCARAGEILALDIADLELEARRAKVVSKGGAVEYVYWASGTAHLLRGRTAGPVFLSERRPGPARRPAARDLRPATGRARLGYDRARVLLNH